A single region of the Sulfurimonas sp. genome encodes:
- the coaE gene encoding dephospho-CoA kinase (Dephospho-CoA kinase (CoaE) performs the final step in coenzyme A biosynthesis.) — MAFAYAIALTGGIATGKSTVASLLALNGMRVIDADSISHEILDASIQWVRENFGNEFIKGSKVDRSKLGQLIFSDNEAKKKLENFLHPKIRAEIEQRSIKQDSFKFPYLIDIPLFFENGAYDIKESVVVYTPADIQLERFMKRNGYSKEESIRRIASQMDIEEKKKRATWVIDNSKDLKHLQRECEEFVQKIKTKYLGKK, encoded by the coding sequence ATGGCGTTTGCTTATGCTATAGCATTAACGGGAGGAATCGCGACGGGTAAGAGTACCGTTGCATCACTTTTGGCACTTAACGGCATGAGAGTTATAGACGCGGACAGTATATCTCACGAGATACTTGATGCTTCTATTCAGTGGGTGCGGGAAAATTTCGGAAATGAGTTTATAAAAGGTTCAAAAGTAGACCGTTCTAAACTTGGTCAATTGATTTTTTCCGACAATGAAGCAAAAAAAAAGCTAGAGAATTTTTTACATCCCAAAATCAGAGCCGAGATAGAACAAAGAAGCATAAAGCAAGATAGTTTTAAATTCCCTTATCTCATTGATATTCCGCTTTTCTTTGAAAACGGAGCTTATGATATAAAAGAGAGTGTAGTAGTTTATACGCCTGCCGATATTCAATTAGAGAGATTTATGAAAAGAAACGGCTACTCCAAAGAGGAGTCTATAAGACGCATAGCCTCTCAGATGGATATAGAAGAGAAGAAAAAAAGAGCTACTTGGGTGATAGACAACTCTAAAGACTTAAAACATCTGCAGCGAGAGTGCGAAGAGTTTGTACAGAAGATAAAAACTAAATATTTGGGGAAAAAATGA